In Arachis hypogaea cultivar Tifrunner chromosome 2, arahy.Tifrunner.gnm2.J5K5, whole genome shotgun sequence, a genomic segment contains:
- the LOC112749664 gene encoding LOW QUALITY PROTEIN: disease resistance protein RPP2A-like (The sequence of the model RefSeq protein was modified relative to this genomic sequence to represent the inferred CDS: inserted 1 base in 1 codon): MSYQSAERIPTRSWKYDVYLNFRGQDTRHGFISFLYQGFKNAGIHAFPEDEELMSGEEIAYTVLQAIEGSRVSVVVLSEGYASSRWCLDELSKIIECRATIGQIVLPVYYNINPTYVRHQRGSFEKDFAKHEERLSSSLEKVQRWRSALTQVANIGGFEINKGSNRNEAEVVGKIVERVTSLLVSEELFITKHPVGVKSRMQDVVQILDCHMRKDDNVVLIGLWGMGGVGTTTFAKTVYNKYCHMFECPKFLPNIREMWKNNQQVFLQEQLLNGKDLQGIKIKNIESGVAILKRRLCTKKALVVLDDVNNIDQLNALCGSREWFGAGSRIIITTRDRRLLCMVGVDHVHRVTEMDYNESLQLLCWNAFTQATPLEEFARLAKDVVAYCGGLPLALVTIGCQLFGKTIEEWETVLDGLKRFPHPDVHKVLKMSYDDLNDDTQKEIFLDIASFCIGMESGEVLKTLNYGFGLGKVAGIGFLEEQSLITFDDKNRVRMHPLLRDMGREIVREQSQTQAQGRMYDVFLSFRGKDTRSTFTSHLHASLQNASITVFKDDDELQRGERISISLLKAIGLSACSVIVISTHYADSRYCLQELENIMVCHRTKGQVVFPIFYEVDPSDVRYQKKQSKFGKAFEDFISRRSVEEDKVQSWRADLREVSNFSGITVINSRNESEDIKRIVEHISRLLDKTELFIAARPVGVLSRMQKVIEKLHNQQRKDVLILGIKGMGGIGKTTIAKAIFNKLGRNFEGRSFLLNIRETWQQDNGKVSLQERLLHDVFRSTTRKIHNIDSGKQTLMESLRTKRVLIVLDDVDNLDQLNALCGSRDRFGPGSTILVTTRDDHLLRLCGVNHTFDIEKMNTDESLELFSWHAFKQAYPKDEFFKLSRDVVEYSNGLPLALEVLGSYLFDREIKEWQSALDRLKSIPNNRVQKILQISFDGLSDDNEKEIFLDIACFFIGMDRNDVVKILNGCGFHAEIGIRVLIERNLVTVDNNNMLGMHELLQEMGRAIICEKSPELEERSRIWYNETLLQILENHEGTNLKAVKGLSLKLPTTNSICLSTEAFKTMSRLKLLQLASVQLNGEFKHVSRYLRWMSWHGFPLTYTPKDCYQPNIISIELENSKLKVFWKEAQLLRQLKILNLSHSHDLRTTPDFSYLPNLEKLVLKDCTNLSSIFPTIGSLEKILLIDLEGCTNLLLPRSIYKLKSLETLIXLEEDVEQMESLAVLKADNTGIIQVPNALSKLRNMVYVAVGGYEGMARDVIPLVMFWSWTSPTNMLSAIMEKCSSGSSSTVFMDVTLLTNSPRMAKCNPRLHIVGDLSSDTDNNVAKCNDLLSMDISESISSNFLLIQMGLDNSLTEIIQKTISQNNELGDYLIPYDNNNPGLLAFSGEGSLVKFQVPQTNEPNLKSMMLRIIFCSSTCITTTDGLVVENVRIINQTKNTSNLYEGDKLASFKDEDRLTLMSNLEPGDTVQVIAALGSGFIVKKTIVYLIYDEEPPTEKNSQYWNEVDIVPSIGDVVVADVNGNALGVDIIATDDDEDVTVFGVHEAVAVLSEIVSGVDAMAEDKDDVTVASVDDDTITNLNRHASSSSTDSMPPSTNGLGANYVAATDMNASASSVDDMLLADDNNDDDVAAIGDQNVNNNLNVAALVKRQPVEAISTTMSFDSKSEGLIPLVQIPFGSNTDSDLTLTKETVEKTHETICISHSATDLCVNPASPVTTIIPMMVAEEDELDEDCDLLIAELDKALSDSYILYSTSGSPEVPSLSVISIFQKMQLLLDNELQALVGDVNIKNQLLGSMAQLGQIMESSQIPKDLHSLITEIRHFYERFLNDFPSAQEVLDNHQRLIDSKNGLQEKLEAAKARQGHFSSSISKGKERVHEMSKEINELEVRLKALHEKRNRLQFTVERCEVESVNINRKLETLVKENEEVVSTLKKSESAFRKAELSKQHYERKLAVLKQALLGNTRH, encoded by the exons ATGTCTTACCAATCAGCAGAACGAATCCCCACTCGATCATGGAAGTACGATGTGTATCTGAATTTCCGAGGCCAAGACACTCGCCACGGATTCATCTCATTTCTCTATCAAGGTTTCAAGAATGCTGGGATTCATGCTTTCCCTGAAGATGAGGAGCTAATGAGTGGAGAGGAGATCGCATACACGGTACTTCAAGCAATAGAAGGTTCTAGAGTTTCGGTTGTTGTTCTGTCAGAAGGTTATGCTAGTTCAAGATGGTGTCTGGACGAGTTGTCGAAAATAATTGAGTGTAGAGCGACCATAGGTCAGATTGTCCTCCCAGTGTACTACAATATCAATCCGACATATGTACGCCACCAGCGAGgttcttttgaaaaagattttgcaaAACATGAGGAAAGACTCTCATCATCACTTGAGAAAGTCCAAAGATGGAGGTCAGCGCTGACTCAAGTTGCTAACATTGGCGGATTTGAAATCAACAAAGGCAGCAACAG AAATGAAGCTGAAGTTGTGGGAAAGATTGTGGAACGTGTAACATCGCTGCTAGTTTCGGAAGAGTTGTTCATCACAAAGCATCCAGTGGGAGTAAAATCTCGCATGCAAGATGTGGTTCAAATATTAGATTGTCATATGCGAAAAGACGATAATGTCGTGCTAATTGGACTATGGGGGATGGGAGGAGTGGGTACAACCACCTTTGCCAAAACTGTTTATAATAAATACTGTCATATGTTTGAATGTCCAAAGTTCCTCCCAAACATTAGGGAGATGTGGAAGAATAACCaacaggtttttctacaagaacAACTATTGAATGGTAAAGACTTACaaggcataaaaataaaaaacattgaaTCAGGAGTAGCTATATTAAAGAGAAGACTTTGCACGAAAAAGGCATTAGTTGTACTTGATGATGTGAATAATATAGACCAGCTGAATGCATTGTGCGGAAGTCGAGAATGGTTTGGTGCAGGGAGTAGAATAATCATCACAACAAGAGATAGACGTCTGCTTTGTATGGTTGGAGTTGATCATGTGCACCGAGTGACTGAAATGGATTACAATGAATCTCTTCAACTTCTTTGTTGGAATGCATTTACGCAAGCAACTCCTTTAGAAGAGTTTGCTAGACTTGCAAAAGATGTAGTTGCATATTGTGGGGGGTTGCCATTAGCCCTTGTAACAATTGGTTGTCAATTGTTTGGAAAGACGATAGAAGAGTGGGAGACTGTATTAGATGGACTCAAACGGTTTCCCCATCCGGATGTACACAAAGTCTTGAAAATGAGCTATGATGACTTAAATGATGACACACAAAAAGAAATATTTCTTGATATAGCTAGCTTTTGTATTGGCATGGAAAGCGGGGAGGTACTCAAAACACTAAATTATGGCTTTGGACTTGGCAAAGTTGCAGGAATTGGTTTCCTTGAAGAGCAGAGTCTTATAACATTTGATGACAAAAACAGAGTTCGAATGCATCCGTTGTTGCGAGATATGGGAAGAGAAATCGTTAGAGAGCAATCTCAAACTCAGGCTCAG ggAAGGATGTACGATGTTTTCTTGAGTTTTCGAGGCAAGGACACTCGTTCAACATTTACTTCACATCTCCATGCATCTCTTCAAAATGCCTCAATTACCGTTTTCAAGGATGATGATGAACTTCAAAGGGGAGAACGGATCTCAATCTCATTGTTAAAAGCAATTGGATTGTCTGCATGTTCTGTCATTGTTATTTCAACCCACTATGCTGATTCAAGATATTGCCTGCAAGAGCTTGAGAATATCATGGTATGCCATAGAACAAAAGGTCAAGTGGTTTTTCCAATATTCTATGAAGTAGATCCCTCAGATGTGCGTTATCAAAAGAAACAAAGTAAATTTGGCAAAGCCTTTGAAGATTTTATAAGTCGAAGATCAGTGGAAGAAGATAAGGTGCAAAGTTGGAGAGCAGATCTTCGTGAAGTGAGTAACTTTTCAGGAATTACCGTCATAAACTCCAG GAATGAAAGTGAAGATATCAAAAGAATTGTTGAGCATATTAGTCGTTTACTGGATAAGACAGAGTTATTCATTGCAGCCCGTCCAGTGGGGGTACTATCTCGTATGCAaaaggtgattgaaaaattacacAATCAACAAAGAAAAGATGTTCTGATTCTTGGGATAAAGGGCATGGGGGGCATCGGTAAGACAACTATTGCCAAAGCCATCTTCAACAAACTTGGTCGCAATTTTGAGGGCAGAAGCTTCCTCCTAAACATTAGAGAAACATGGCAGCAAGATAATGGAAAGGTTTCCTTGCAAGAGCGACTTCTTCACGATGTATTCAGATCAACAACAAGAAAGATACATAATATTGATTCAGGGAAGCAAACATTAATGGAAAGCCTTAGAACTAAAAGGGTACTCATTGTGCTTGACGATGTGGATAATTTGGACCAACTCAATGCGTTGTGTGGAAGTCGTGATAGGTTTGGTCCAGGTAGTACAATACTTGTTACAACAAGAGATGATCATCTTCTTAGATTGTGCGGTGTTAACCACACATTCGACATAGAAAAGATGAATACAGATGAATCCCTTGAGCTTTTCAGTTGGCATGCATTCAAGCAAGCATATCCAAAGGATGAATTTTTTAAGCTCTCTAGAGATGTAGTTGAATATTCTAATGGATTGCCACTGGCATTGGAAGTTCTCGGGTCCTATTTGTTTGATAGGGAAATCAAGGAGTGGCAGAGTGCATTGGATAGACTGAAATCAATCCCTAACAATAGAGTCCAGAAGATACTACAAATAAGTTTTGATggtttgagtgatgataatgaaaagGAAATATTCCTTGACATTGCGTGCTTTTTTATTGGGATGGATCGAAATGATGTTGTGAAGATATTAAATGGTTGTGGGTTCCATGCAGAAATTGGAATCAGGGTCCTAATAGAGCGAAACCTTGTAACTGTTGATAACAATAATATGCTTGGAATGCATGAGCTGCTACAAGAAATGGGGAGAGCAATAATTTGTGAGAAATCACCTGAACTTGAAGAGCGAAGTAGAATATGGTACAATGAAACACTGCTCCAAATATTAGAAAATCATGAG ggAACAAATTTGAAAGCTGTTAAGGGATTGAGTTTGAAGTTGCCAACTACCAATTCAATTTGTTTGAGTACAGAAGCATTTAAGACTATGAGTAGACTCAAATTGCTTCAACTCGCCAGTGTACAACTTAATGGAGAGTTCAAACATGTTTCAAGATATCTTAGATGGATGAGTTGGCATGGATTTCCTCTGACATACACACCCAAAGACTGCTATCAACCAAACATAATTTCCATTGAGTTAGAAAACAGCAAACTCAAAGTTTTTTGGAAGGAGGCCCAG TTGTTAAGGCAGTTGAAGATTTTAAATCTTAGTCATTCTCACGACTTGAGAACAACCCCAGATTTTTCATACTTACCTAATCTTGAGAAGTTAGTACTCAAAGATTGTACAAATTTGTCTTCGATTTTCCCCACCATTGGAAGTCTAGAGAAAATCCTTCTTATCGATTTAGAAGGTTGTACAAACCTTTTACTTCCAAGAAGCATATACAAATTGAAATCTCTTGAAACTCTCA ATCTCGAGGAAGATGTGGAACAAATGGAATCTTTGGCAGTGCTAAAAGCAGATAACACTGGCATAATACAAGTGCCCAATGCGCTATCAAAATTAAGAAACATGGTATATGTTGCTGTGGGTGGCTACGAAGGAATGGCACGTGATGTGATTCCTTTAGTCATGTTTTGGTCATGGACCTCTCCAACTAATATGTTGTCTGCAATTATGGAAAAATGTTCATCGGGCTCTTCATCAACTGTTTTCATGGATGTAACACTACTAACAAATAGTCCACGGATGGCAAAATGCAATCCACGGCTTCATATTGTTGGAGATCTATCTTCGGATACTGACAATAATGTGGCAAAGTGCAATGACTTATTGTCGATGGATATTTCTGAATCAATATCTTCGAATTTCCTTTTGATTCAAATGGGGTTGGACAACTCACTTACAGAGATAATTCAAAAGACCATTTCACAG AACAATGAGCTTGGAGATTACCTAATCCCTTATGACAACAATAATCCGGGTTTGTTAGCATTCAGTGGTGAAGGTTCCTTGGTGAAATTTCAAGTTCCTCAAACGAATGAGCCTAACTTGAAGTCTATGATGTTGCGCATTATTTTCTGTTCTTCCACATGCATCACAACAACAGACGGTCTTGTTGTTGAAAATGTGCGTATCATAAATCAAACAAAGAACACATCTAACTTATATGAGGGAGATAAGTTAGCTTCATTCAAAGATGAAGACAGGTTGACCTTAATGTCAAATCTAGAACCTGGTGACACAGTGCAGGTCATTGCTGCTTTAGGATCTGGGTTCATTGTGAAGAAGACCATAGTTTATCTCATATATGATGAAGAACCACCAACTGAGAAAAACTCACAGTACTGGAATGAGGTTGATATTGTTCCTTCTATTGGTGATGTTGTTGTAGCTGATGTGAATGGAAACGCTCTGGGTGTTGATATCATTGCAACAGATGACGATGAAGATGTAACTGTTTTTGGTGTTCATGAAGCGGTAGCTGTTTTGAGTGAAATTGTTTCTGGTGTTGATGCTATGGCAGAAGATAAGGATGATGTTACTGTTGCTAGTGTTGATGATGATACGATAACCAATCTGAACAGACATGCTTCTAGTTCTAGTACTGATAGCATGCCACCAAGTACTAATGGTCTTGGTGCTAATTATGTAGCAGCAACTGATATGAATGCAAGTGCTTCAAGTGTTGATGATATGCTATTAGcagatgataataatgatgatgatgttgctGCCATTGGAGATCAAAATGTAAATAATAATCTCAATGTTGCTGCCCTGGTAAAAAGACAGCCAGTTGAAGCCATTTCAACCACCATGAGTTTCGATTCAAAATCTGAAGGACTTATTCCCTTAGTTCAG ATTCCTTTTGGTTCAAATACAGATTCTGATCTTACTTTGACCAAGGAGACAGTAGAGAAAACACATGAAACAATCTGCATTTCCCATTCAGCTACGGATCTTTGTGTTAATCCTGCATCACCAGTCACCACCATAATACCTATGATGGTTGCAGAAGAAGATGAGCTTGATGAAGATTGTGATTTGCTTATTGCAGAGTTGGATAAAGCATTGTCAGATAGCTACATTTTGTACTCCACTTCTGGATCACCGGAAGTTCCAAGTCTCTCCGTTATTTCAATATTTCAGAAAATGCAACTTCTTTTGGATAATGAACTACAAGCTTTGGTAGGAGATGTTAACATCAAGAATCAACTTCTTGGATCCATGGCTCAATTAGGCCAAATAATGGAGTCATCACAAATTCCTAAAGATCTTCACTCTTTGATTACTGAGATTAGGCATTTCTATGAACGTTTTCTCAATGATTTTCCATCTGCTCAAGAAGTTTTAGACAATCATCAAAGATTAATTGACTCAAAGAATGGACTTCAAGAGAAGTTAGAAGCGGCTAAGGCCAGGCAGGGAcacttttcttcttcaatttctaaaGGAAAAGAAAGGGTCCATGAGATGTCAAAAGAAATCAATGAATTGGAGGTGCGACTGAAAGCATTGCATGAGAAGAGGAATAGGTTACAATTCACTGTGGAACGTTGTGAGGTTGAATCTGTAAATATCAATAGGAAACTGGAAACTTTGGTAAAAGAGAATGAAGAGGTTGTGAGCACTCTCAAAAAATCAGAATCTGCATTCAGAAAGGCTGAGTTGTCAAAGCAGCATTATGAGAGGAAGCTAGCCGTTTTGAAGCAAGCTCTTCTTGGAAACACTAGACATTAG